Within the bacterium genome, the region TTGGGTTGAGCTTTCCTGGCAGGATAATTCAAATAACGAAGACGGTTTCCGCATATTTTATAGAAAAGATGGGGAGGTCGATTGGAGATTGGGCCTGGATATTGGGACAGGAAATGTAACTTGTATAGATGTTGTTCCGCCTGAAGAAGGGATATATTTTTATACAATCAAGGCATTTAACAAAACCAGTGGTTACTCATCTCCTGCAGCGGAGGTGATGGTTCCTTTCATCCCTGGAGGTGAAGATGCAGATTGGACACCACCTGGTGGCAAAATTATTTATGAACAGGATAATTTTTATACCAGAGGCAGTATCACTGTAAAAGCAAGGGTATGGGATAATGTTGGAGTAAAAAAGGTAGAATTTTATTGTGTCAGTGCAGATGGAGATTATTTTATGGGTGAATCCTCTAATTTCTATCATGATGTTGAAGGAACATATACCATTTTTGAATGGGACTCAAAAAACTTAAACAAGGCGGGGTATGGAATCTTTTGCTACATCAGAGATTATGCGAATAATCGCAGTTGTTCTGAAAATATATGGGCAATATGGACGGATAACATTCCACCAACTGCAATATCAAATTTGGAAGTAATACCTGCTAATTGGAATGCCACAAATATGTTTGGTGCCGGGTGGAAATCGGCAGAGGATTACGAAAGTTATGTAGAAGGTTATTATTATTCTTTAAATTCACCTCCCCAGGAAAACGCTTCCTTCACTGTTGAATCAGTCATCGGGCCATTGTTTTTGCCTCAAGATACGCCGGATGGCATCTACAATATTTATGTCTCATCCAGGGATGCGGCTGGTAATATAGGTCCTGTATCAAAAGGATTACTTTTCTATGACATTACTCCACCTCTTATAACCAATTTACCAGATACACCTGATATTGTCTATGCCAGCCAAACAGTAAAACTATTGGTAGATGTTAGAGATGAACACAGTGGAGTCCAATGGGTAATAATTTCTCTTACATCCATTGGGTTACAGGACCGACAGATGAGTGATGATGGACTAAATGATGGGGATGAAGTTGCAGAAGATGGCATCTACAGCTCCCAAATTACCATACCAAACTCGGTGATAAGTGGAGTAAAAAATTTAGTTATAACGGCTTATAATAAAGCGTATGGTGAGTCAGGTTTCAATTTCAGTACCGCAACTATCACCCTACAGGTAATAAATCCACAAATAATAAATCCCAGGATAACATCCATTTCACCTGCCTTTGGCACTATTGGCACCATAGTGAGGATAATTGGAGAGGGCTATCTTCCCTCAGAGCAAATCAGAATAGATTTTGGGACGACAAGCTCTATTGCCGTTATAGAGGCAGATGCCTACGGCATTCTTAGTGCTATTTTGACTATTGATTCACAACCCTACGGCACAAAGACAATTACTGCGACTGGGGTTTTATCTAATACACCAGCAGAGGCTATCTTTGTATTGTTAGATAGCCTTCCGCCAACTATTGTCAATCCCCACGCTATACCCGAGATAGTAAAGATAGGTAAGCAGGTAACATTAACAGCCGGAGTGACTGATGACTACAGTGGTGTAAAAGCGGTTTATATTGACCTTACTCCTATTGAAGGTAGTCCTGACCAACCAATGTTTGATGATGGCACGAATGGGGATGAATTTGCCAAGGAAAATCGGGGGACACAATACTAATTAAAAGGAAATAAGTATTGTGTCCCCGAATTGCCCCACAAGGTCTGACTCTAATCCTTTTCTACCGTTTAACAATTTCTAAAAAAGACTCAAGATATTTTATATCTTTATTTTTTAGAATGGATAATATCTGTTCCATTAACAAATCTTTCTGAGTGATAATTTTGTTATCTTTAGGAATTTGACTCAAAAGAAGATAATCGATTGAGACATCAAGAGCATTAGCAACTTTGGATATACTTTCTAAAGTTAGATTTCGTTCTCCGCGCTCAATTGCACCAATCGACCGATAATCCATATCAGCCTTTTCTGCTAATTGTTCTTGAGTAAGTCTTAATTCTTTTCTTATCTGTCGAACTCTTATTCCTATAAGCTGACAAATTTCTAACATTATAGAATCCCCTGTTGAAAATTATACAGGAAATAATAGGAAAAAGACAGGCTTTCTATGTGGTATTATCAAAATTCGGTAATAAAGTTAGTAAAAAGTTGTTGACAAATTTTATTTTTTGTGGTATAATTGAAACAAAAGATGAAAAAAGTAAAAAAATGTTGAATTAAAGAATTAAACACAAAGTAATCTAAGATAAAATCTATGGAAGAGTGCCTTATTTTTTTGGA harbors:
- a CDS encoding helix-turn-helix transcriptional regulator encodes the protein MLEICQLIGIRVRQIRKELRLTQEQLAEKADMDYRSIGAIERGERNLTLESISKVANALDVSIDYLLLSQIPKDNKIITQKDLLMEQILSILKNKDIKYLESFLEIVKR